The Raphanus sativus cultivar WK10039 chromosome 2, ASM80110v3, whole genome shotgun sequence DNA segment ACACCAGCCAAACATTTCTTCAGAAACAGAGAAGAACAAACCCACCAATAAAGAAGATAGCTTTCCTCCGAGAGATCGGAATCTAAACAAAACCCAGATTGTAGAATTAACTGTAAAGAAGGAGAAGATGATTTGTAAGAAGCTAAGTACCAACCTCCAGAACTCCTCGGCGGTGGAGAAGGTGAAGACGGAACGTAAGGAGCTTCCCCAAGTCGTCTGCTTTAATTTTACGGAAGGATTATCGAACCAGAACGTCCACGAATGCTCCAACCGATGCGATTCAGGAACCTCGGATTTTCCCGATGATTCGTCGTCTGCGATCTCTCCTCCTTCCGCACCTTCCTCATCGTATCGATCAATCGGGTGCTCTAGAGAATTTGGTTTCTCTTCTTCCgtagcaacaacaacaacaggcTTCAGACTGTCTTCTACCGCCATCGTTTCTCCGTCTTCTCTCCGAACGATCTACTTTTTGTTTATAAAGGTTAGTTAACATACGACGTCGTTTTATACGCGTCACAGCTATGGGCTTTTGTATTGGGCTTTCACTGGTTGAGTCCGTTTATTAATTTGAGCTACATTTGGTGTTACGTGAAGGTGGTGATATTTGAAGAATCGGGTCAAGTAGCGAATGATGCCTGCAGTTAGTTAGCATAAGAACTAATAGCTGCTTCACCTATCATGGCCGAGAAAGAACACACACACTCTCACACATCCCGACTATGCTTGCAACGGTATACTTCAAACCTAATAGTATTCAAATATCATCCATCTTCTAGACACGTCTAGTGATTAAATGTCAGCGTGGTCCATTAGGAAACTGAATCACCTAGGTTTGTCTAATACCAAAACTCATGTTTGTAGATTGCAAAACACAAAAACAGTTAAACAAAATCTGTCTTACAAAAACGGAAATAAATGCAAACAAACCAGAAACAAACTTAATATTTCAAATGCCTTTGCTAGTTTAGTTACTTCACTCGTCTTCTTGGCTACGGAGCCTAGCAAGCCTGTTGGTAACAACAATATCCAACTGAGAAGCTCTCTCCACAATAGCCTTCCTCTTCTTTGTCGAAACGTTGTGGGCAATCTCCGCGCAGTACGTCCTGTTGTGCATCATCAGCAGCTCGAGGTCACTCGTGTTGTGCACAACAAACTTCTTGAACCCGTTCGGGAGGTAGTGACGTGTCTTCTTGTCTGATCCGTAACCCACATTGGGCATCAACGTCACACCCTTGAACTTTCTCCTAACCCTTGAATCGATACCCTTTGGCCTCCTCCAGCTTTCCTGAATTTTAAattcagacaaaaaaaagaatcactATGTGTACGTACACACAGACaagaaccaaaacaaaaataaaaacatgttttGTCTTAAAGATGCAAAACGTCTCTTGATACTCAAGTGATTTCACAAATGTTTCATCTTACAGATGCAGATTCTAAGACTCAAGAGACAAGTTTACTATCGAGGAAACACAACACAGAGGATGGTCTTCTAAAACACTAAAAAGAAACAAGTATAGGTTCTGTAAGATCGAATGGAGAAAGTGGTTTTACCTTGACGGTGATTCTACGGTCGCTCTGGGGTCTGATGAACTTGGCAGACCTCTTCTTCACCACCTTCTTCGTTAGCAACGGTACCGCCATTTCTGCTGCTTCCTAAGATCAGAACCTCGATGCGACTCTCTGTAAACAGCAGCAGCTGCAAAACCTAAAATGCGTTTTAAAGGAGATAACTAGGGTTTCTTATGAGACACAGTATAATGGGCTTTGTTATTGGGCCCAATAAAATATTTGGCTCCTTAGAACTATTAAGGGAATACGAAAAACCTTAAGACAGTATGGGCCTATATTACCCAGTAGCCCAATATGTAGATTTTGATTTCTTCTCTCTTGTTATTCAATATCTTACCTTTATGTAGCATCCCTGTTCTAAACTACGCTAGGCGCTAGTCGGGCGGCGAGTCCGGGCCTAGCGAATTATCGAAAAATCGGGGAGTACTCGGAGATTACGCGGGGCCTagttttaaatacaatttaatatatttataatatgtttagttaattttaaacatgatgacacaagttcttatacataattttataactttttagataattttttgaaacgATCTCCTTTCAATTTATCGAACATTTAGATTTGGGCGTGTTTGATACGAGAAAATCCCTAATgtagtatatatgtgtttgttttgggttagataactaattgtaactatttagtaatcaataattatacaaatttgttaataatgaataaaaataattaatcttatttaaaaaaaaaaaaaaaaaaaacttaggcgGTCAACGCGGGATTAGGCGGGAATTAGGCGGTCAACGCGGGAACTAGACGGTCAAACGCGGGTCAACGCCTGAATTCACCGATTTGGCTCAACTCGCCGCGGCCACCCACCGAATAGCGCCCAGGCGGCCGCCTAGGCGGCTAGGCGGCCGCGTTTTTGAACAGGGTGTAGCATAATCAAACAATACATTTCCACAACTATGTGAATCTAACATCAATGAATTTGGTATATATGATTCAGTCTTCCAACTCGAGCATGCCTTGGAATCTACCCAAATTGTTTCTAtgcttttttttaaaatcttagtCCATAACAAACCATTGTTCTTGTTTCAAACCTTTTATGTAATAACAACGAAGCTCGAACACGAAACGGTTATAAGATATGTAGCAATTCATAAACATTACATTTACagtattaaactttttaatttttgcagctcaaaaataaatgaattacaAAAGTTATTGTAAGAGAAATTTTCTACGATGACactgaaatttttattattatcaatatAGCAACCAAAATGTTTCAATAAAGATGTAAATAGATTCAGGGAGGAATGttaatttagaattttaaagtTAACGACGGGGTGGTGGCCTAGTGGTCTTGAGGCAGGTACAACGCCAATAAAGACCCGGGTTCAAATACCCCTTGTGGCCACAGAATGCTTTACGCCCTTCCCAAATTGAGTTAAGTGTGGCGTTGGTGCCATCGCGTCCCTTGAGTAATGGGTATTGGCGCCGACTGGTTCCGGGCCAGGAGGATTAGTCGGTTGAGTTAAGCGTGGCGTAGGTGCCATCGCGTCCGCCTTCGAACctcctgttaaaaaaaaaaaatttaaagttaaatatattaatatttaaaattaaaattaaatttaaaaaagttCAGGAAGAATTTTTCGGATttgagaataaaaaaaaaaaattgaattttttttaaattcaaaaaaagtcTCAttctaaaaaagaagaagttaaaaTGGAGTTGGAATATGTTTGCTCCCCCAATTGGTCCTACTCACTCACATTTGCCATTGTTCTTGGGGCTCATGAGTCTCTCACTCTATCCATCCAATAAAGATTCCCTTTTAAATGCTTtgaaaatattactaaaataataacagGGGGAATAAAACCTATATTCTGATTTACCAATGTggcatatatgtatatatatacaggAGGGACATAGGGtgggagaaagagagaaagcGGTTCGGTAACGTGTGATCGTGAGTGAAAaccacaacaaaacaaaaaaggttTTTCATCATT contains these protein-coding regions:
- the LOC108826564 gene encoding 60S ribosomal protein L32-1; translated protein: MAVPLLTKKVVKKRSAKFIRPQSDRRITVKESWRRPKGIDSRVRRKFKGVTLMPNVGYGSDKKTRHYLPNGFKKFVVHNTSDLELLMMHNRTYCAEIAHNVSTKKRKAIVERASQLDIVVTNRLARLRSQEDE